A stretch of DNA from Luteolibacter sp. Y139:
ATCGCGCCAATTACTTTTCCGACGTGCTCGCGGAGCTCTTTTTGCAACGCGGGGGTCTCGGTGATCCCGGCTTTCAAGGTGACGAAAGCGACAACTGCCTGGCCCTTCAAATCGTCAGGGCGGCCGACGACCGCGGACTCGGCGACTGCCGGGTGGCCGACCAGCGCACTCTCGACCTCGGCGGTGCCAAGGCGGTGGCCGGAAACGTTGAGGACGTCATCGAGGCGGCCGACGATCCAGAAATTGCCCTGCTTGTCGCGGCGGGCACCGTCGCCGGCGGTGTACATGCCCTTGTAGTCAGACCAGTAGGTCTTCTTGTAGCGGGCCTTGTCGCCGTAAATGGCGCGGGTCATGGACGGCCATGGTTTCCGGATCACAAGGCGGCCACCTTCGTTCGCCTTACACTCCTGGCCGGTCTCGTCGAGGATGGCAGCGTCCACGCCGAAGAACGGCAAGGTAGCGGTGCCAGGTTTAGTCGGCGTACAGCCAGGGAGCGGGGTGATCATGATGGCGCCGGTCTCGGTCTGCCACCAGGTATCGACGATCGGGCAGCGGCCGCCGCCGATCTTTTCGTGATACCACATCCAGGCTTCCGGATTGATCGGCTCGCCGACGGAGCCGAGAAGGCGGAGGGAGGAGAGATCGTGCTTCTTCGGGAAATGATCGCCAGCCTTGATGAAGGCGCGGATGGCGGTCGGCGCGGTATAGAAAATCGAGACACCGTATTCCTCGATCATCTGCCAGAAGCGGCCGAAGTCGGGTTGGTTCGGGGCACCCTCATACATGACCTGGGTCACGCCCATCGCGAGCGGGCCGTAGACGATGTAGCTGTGGCCAGTGATCCAGCCGACATCGGCGGTGCACCAGTAGACGTCGTCATCCTGCATATCGAAGACGTACTTGCAGGTCACGTAGGTGCCGGTGAGGTAGCCGCCGCTGGTGTGGAGGATGCCCTTTGGCTTTCCGGTCGAGCCGGAGGTGTAGAGGATGAAGAGCGGGTGCTCCGAGTCGAAGGCCTTGGCCTCGTGCTTGGCAGAGACCTTGGCGACCTCATCGTGCCACCACGTGTCGCGGCCGTCCTTCATGGCGATGTCCTGGCCGGTGCGCTTGAAGACGACGATGGACTTGATGGCGTTGTACTTCTTCAGCGCTTCATCGACGTTTTCCTTGAGCGGGACGATCTTGCCACGGCGCCAGCCACCGTCGGCGGTGACCACGTGGGTCGCGCCGGAGTCTTCCAGGCGGTCGACGATGGACTCGGACGAGAAGCCGCCGAAGACCACCGAGTGCACCGCACCGATGCGGGCGCAGGCGAGCATGGCGATGGCCGCCTCGGGGATCATCGGCATGTAAACCAACACGCGATCCTTGGACTTCACGCCCTTCGAGAGCAGCACATTGGCGAAGCGGCAGACCTCGCGGTGAAGCTGGGCGTAGGTGAGCACCTGGCGGTCGCCGGGCTCGCCTTCGAAAATGATGGCCGCCTTGTTTCGGCGGGAGCCCTTGGCGTGGCGGTCGACGCAATTTTCGCAGACGTTGAGCTTGCCGCCCACGAACCACTTCGCGTCCGGAGCTTTCCAATCGAGCACCTTGGTCCACTTCGCGCGCCACTCGAGCTCCTTGGCTTCACGGGCCCAGAATGTCTCAGGCTTATCCACCGACTCCTGCCACAGCTTCTTGTACTGAGCCATGCTGGAAATGCGGGCTTTGGCCGAGAACTCCTTGGTGGGTTTGAAGACGCGGTCTTCGACGAGGTGGCTTTCGATCTTGTTGCTCATGGTGCCTTGGGTGACCGGCGCGAGTCGGGTTGCCGGACTGCGGGAAGCTACAAGGCGCATTTCGCAGGGGGCGACTCAAAACTTGCGCTTCGATACCCGCTTTCCCGACTTTTTCGGGGTAGGGGAGGAGCGGCGTTTGATAGGTGGAAGAAGATACGCCACCAGAACGCCAAGGTGCCGGTGCGCCACGGAGCCGTCCATGAAGCGGGCTGCTCTGGTGGTCACCAATGCGCCTACGGAATGTGGAGACTACCGGCCCTTACTTCTGTCTTGGCGCGCGCTTCGCCGCCTTCTTTCCGAAGCCACGGGCAGATGGCGGACGGGAGTCGTCTGTTAGGCTGCGGCGGGAAGGCTTCTTGGGTGGCTTGGGACCGGCTGGAGCACCTTTCCTAGCGGTTTTCTTTGCCGCTTTCTTCGCTGTTTTTGCCTCTGGTCGGCGGTCGGCGCGCGGCTTCGGGTTCTTCTGCAGGAGAGCGATGGTCTTCTCGTCGATCGGGAGCCATGCGCCTTCCGGCAAGTCGCCGAGTTCGACCATGCCGATGCGCACGCGCACCAGCTTCTGGACCTGGTAGCCGAGTGCCTTGAACATCATGCGGATCTGGCGCTTCAGGCCGGTCTCCAGCACGATGCGGTAGCGGCGGGAGGAAAGTCGGGTGACTTCCTTTGCCCTCATCCGCACCTTTTCGACGTAGATGCCGCTCTTGAAGAGGTCGAGGTGCTCGTTGAGCACGGGTTGGTTGGAAGTGACTAGATACTCCTTCTCCACCAGCTTCGACGGGTGCATCAGCGCCTGCGAGAGATCTCCGTCGTTGGTGAGGATGAGCAAGCCTTCCGAGTCGCGGTCGAGGCGGCCGACGTGGTGGAGGTGCTTCAGGATGGGCGGCAGGATGGTGAAGATCGTGTCGCGGCCGAGCTCGTCCTCGCGCGAGCAGACGTAGCCGCGCGGCTTGTAGAACATCACGGTGTTCGTCTCCTTTTCCTGCACGCGCTTGCCATCGACCCGGACGAAGTCGCCGGGCTCCACGCGCTGGGCGGGATTGAGACAGGGCTTGCCATTGATCTCGACGCGGCCGTCCTGGACCATGGCGTCGCAGGCGCGGCGCGAGCCGACTCCGCAGGAGGCGAGGAATTTGTTCAGTCGGGTGCCTTCAGGCATGCGTCAGAGGAGTGTGGGAAATGGAGTGATTGAGGGATCGGGCGCCGCGCTGTGCAAGCTCCAGAAACGCGAAAAGCGCAGCGCCTTGCGGGCACTGCGCATCTGCGGGAAATCCGGGAGAGGCAAGGCTTCAGCCCTCGCCCTTGGTCTTGGGCAGACCGATGGGGCTACGGCCTTCCTTCCAGACACCGCGCTCCTTCATGAGCTTAACGCGTTCAAAACGCTTCATCACGGAACGCTTGCCTTCGGCGCCGCCCTTGGCCTTGAGACTATTGTGCTTCGACATGGGAAAATTCGCGGGTTGCTTGGTCGCGGGGCGCGGAAACTAGGAACCTCTCGCGCGGATGGCAATGGGAAAATCCGGGGTTTTGGCGGAATTATTACGCAGTTCCGAACAATCTATCACCAGCGTCGCCCAATCCGGGCAAAATGTAGCCGCGATCATTGAGTCCGCGGTCGATCGCGGCGGTGAAAACCGGCACGTCCGGCCAAGCGGCTTCGAAGGTGGCGATGCCTTCCGGAGCGGCCACTAGGCAGGCGTAGCGGATGTGGGTGGCGCCCAGCTCGACGAGCCGTTTCACGGCTTCCACCGCCGAGCCGCCGGTCGCGAGCATGGGATCGATCACGATCACCTCGCTGTCTGCGAGAATCGGCGGGGTTTTCAAATAGTAGGGCTCCGGTTGAAGAGTCTCCTCGTTCCGCGCGAGGCCGATGTGGGCGATGGCGGCATTCGGGAGGAGATCGAAGAAGCCATCGAGGAAGCCGAGGCCGGCGCGGAGGATGGGGGTCAGGATGATCCGGCGGGTCATTTCCACGCCACTGGTCATTTCGAGAGGGGTTTCGCAGGGGACGACCTTCGTCTCAAAGTCGGCGGTGACTGCGGGGACCATCAGGGAGGCGATCCGGCGCAGTCGCTGGCGGAATTCGGGGCCGGGGCAATTGCGGCAGCGGAGGCCGGTCAATTCGGCTTGGACGAGGGGATGTTGGACGACGTGAACCACGCTTACCACCCAAGCGCGAACCGTGCCGGGAGGCAAGGACTCAAGGGATGCTGGCGCAGGCAGCGGCTTCCTCCTTGCTCAGAAGCCGCCACTCGCCGGGACCGAGGTCTGCGGAGAGTGCCAGTGTCCCGATTTGCTCGCGGTGCAAGCCGGTCACCCGGTTGTCGATGCGGTGGAACATCCGCTTGATCTGGTGATAGCGGCCCTCGTGGAGGGTCAACCGGGCTTCCCGCTCGCCAATGATTTCAAGTTTAGCCGGTTTGGTCACGAGGTTCTCCGTGTGGAAGTAGAAGCCTTCGGCAAAGGCTGCGACTGCCTCGGGCGGGATTGGGTCGCGTGTCTGGACGCGATAAACCTTCGGCACCTTCTTCGCGGGATCCATCAAGACCTTGGACCAGCGCCCGTCGTTCGTCAGTAGCACCATGCCCGAGGTATTCCGGTCCAAGCGGCCGACCAAGTGCAGAGTGGCGCGGTCCGGATCATCAATGAGGTCGATCACCGTGGGATGCTCTGCGTCTGATGTCGCGCTCACCACGCCGACCGGCTTGTGAAGCATCACGTGAAGCTGACGCTCCGGAATTTGAATGACGACCTCTTCCAATTCCACCCGAGTGAAGCGGTCTACCTCATGATCGAAACGTCGCGTTTCAACCCCATCCAGACGCACCTGACCGGCGAGGATCCGAGCCCGGGCGCGGTTTCGTCCCATTGACTCGTGCTTTGCGAGCAGGCGGTCCAGCTTCACTCGGGGATTCGAGAGTGGATGCTCGTTAAACGCAAGCCGACGGAGCTGGATTCCACCTTGAAGCGTCACTCCGTCTTCCTTACCAAGTGCTCGCCATCAACACGGTGGCCAGCGAATTTTGGACATATACGCGAAACTAAATGAGCTTTGCGCGAAGCGTTCCGAGTTGAAGCTGCAAGGCAAGATTCAGGAGATGATCCCCATTCAGCGGGAGATTATTCACGCCTCTATCCTGCATGGAGGAACAGAACGCATCGTGAATGCGTGGAACTACCTTTCAATCTTACTTGGCAAAGTTTGCGACTACCCTGTCGCGGAGGACGCTGCACGAAACGCATTGGAAGTTTACTCGCGGGAAGAGCATCCAAAGTTGGAGAACCTAGGATCATACCACATGGTCTTATCCCGGATTTTGGCAGCGCAGAAGCGATTTGCCGAAGGTGTCGCTGAAGCCGACCGGGCTGTGGCTTGCTTTGCAATATTCCACAATCCCTCGGATGAGTTCCTTGCAGCAAGAATCG
This window harbors:
- the acs gene encoding acetate--CoA ligase, which codes for MSNKIESHLVEDRVFKPTKEFSAKARISSMAQYKKLWQESVDKPETFWAREAKELEWRAKWTKVLDWKAPDAKWFVGGKLNVCENCVDRHAKGSRRNKAAIIFEGEPGDRQVLTYAQLHREVCRFANVLLSKGVKSKDRVLVYMPMIPEAAIAMLACARIGAVHSVVFGGFSSESIVDRLEDSGATHVVTADGGWRRGKIVPLKENVDEALKKYNAIKSIVVFKRTGQDIAMKDGRDTWWHDEVAKVSAKHEAKAFDSEHPLFILYTSGSTGKPKGILHTSGGYLTGTYVTCKYVFDMQDDDVYWCTADVGWITGHSYIVYGPLAMGVTQVMYEGAPNQPDFGRFWQMIEEYGVSIFYTAPTAIRAFIKAGDHFPKKHDLSSLRLLGSVGEPINPEAWMWYHEKIGGGRCPIVDTWWQTETGAIMITPLPGCTPTKPGTATLPFFGVDAAILDETGQECKANEGGRLVIRKPWPSMTRAIYGDKARYKKTYWSDYKGMYTAGDGARRDKQGNFWIVGRLDDVLNVSGHRLGTAEVESALVGHPAVAESAVVGRPDDLKGQAVVAFVTLKAGITETPALQKELREHVGKVIGAIAKPDDLHFAPALPKTRSGKIMRRLLKELVTTGTVSGNTTTLEDFSVIANLQERIAGAK
- a CDS encoding pseudouridine synthase, with translation MPEGTRLNKFLASCGVGSRRACDAMVQDGRVEINGKPCLNPAQRVEPGDFVRVDGKRVQEKETNTVMFYKPRGYVCSREDELGRDTIFTILPPILKHLHHVGRLDRDSEGLLILTNDGDLSQALMHPSKLVEKEYLVTSNQPVLNEHLDLFKSGIYVEKVRMRAKEVTRLSSRRYRIVLETGLKRQIRMMFKALGYQVQKLVRVRIGMVELGDLPEGAWLPIDEKTIALLQKNPKPRADRRPEAKTAKKAAKKTARKGAPAGPKPPKKPSRRSLTDDSRPPSARGFGKKAAKRAPRQK
- a CDS encoding small basic protein — translated: MSKHNSLKAKGGAEGKRSVMKRFERVKLMKERGVWKEGRSPIGLPKTKGEG
- the upp gene encoding uracil phosphoribosyltransferase; the encoded protein is MPPGTVRAWVVSVVHVVQHPLVQAELTGLRCRNCPGPEFRQRLRRIASLMVPAVTADFETKVVPCETPLEMTSGVEMTRRIILTPILRAGLGFLDGFFDLLPNAAIAHIGLARNEETLQPEPYYLKTPPILADSEVIVIDPMLATGGSAVEAVKRLVELGATHIRYACLVAAPEGIATFEAAWPDVPVFTAAIDRGLNDRGYILPGLGDAGDRLFGTA
- a CDS encoding pseudouridine synthase; amino-acid sequence: MKLDRLLAKHESMGRNRARARILAGQVRLDGVETRRFDHEVDRFTRVELEEVVIQIPERQLHVMLHKPVGVVSATSDAEHPTVIDLIDDPDRATLHLVGRLDRNTSGMVLLTNDGRWSKVLMDPAKKVPKVYRVQTRDPIPPEAVAAFAEGFYFHTENLVTKPAKLEIIGEREARLTLHEGRYHQIKRMFHRIDNRVTGLHREQIGTLALSADLGPGEWRLLSKEEAAACASIP